Proteins from a genomic interval of Trichoderma breve strain T069 chromosome 2, whole genome shotgun sequence:
- a CDS encoding glycosyl hydrolases family 18 domain-containing protein, translated as MVYAALWLVMVTGSLALGAHESIRTIMYLTGQHVVVPSDAHLVNSITHVILAFMRSDVFNVDKTPAEFPLFTTVDTVRQQFKPDTKIMVAIGGWGDSKGFEEAAHDDSSRKRWATQVKAMVDLTGADGVDIDWEYPGGNRDDYKLIPNKQRRWEIEAFILLLGELRSALGTGKLLSIAVPALERDLMAFTNSTIPTISEHVDFISVMTYDMMNRRDSIVKHHSGVTESLEAMKRFIDRGAPPNKLNFGLGYYIKWFMTENCDNQHPLGCRTQLLEDPTNGADLGKTGAFSWHDEVPSELASSFAKAQALGNYDDDGSYGYWDAEEKRWWSYDRPETIKTKVPRLVGELQLGGVFAWGLGEDAPQFDHLRATVESVQALSGDDNQKDEL; from the exons GCAGCATGTTGTCGTCCCGTCGGATGCCCATCTTGTGAATTCCATCACCCATGTGATTTTGGCATTCATGCGCTCAGATGTCTTTAATGTAGACAAGACACCAGCAGAATTCCCTCTGTTTACGACGGTGGATACAGTTCGACAGCAGTTCAAACCGGATACCAAAATCATGGTGGCAATTGGAGGCTGGGGAGACTCCAAAGGGTTCGAAGAGGCTGCGCATGACGATTCATCAAGGAAGCGGTGGGCTACTCAAGTCAAAGCTATGGTGGACCTTACAGGCGCTGACGGCGTCGATATTGACTGGGAATATCCGGG GGGAAACCGTGACGACTATAAGCTTATTCCGAATAAACAACGCCGGTGGGAGATTGAAGcattcatcctccttctGGGGGAACTTCGTTCAGCTTTAGGAACAGGGAAACTGCTGTCAATTGCAGTGCCGGCTCTAGAACGGGATCTGATGGCCTTTACAAATTCGACTATTCCAACTATTTCGGAACATGTTGATTTCATCAGTGTGATGACTTACGATATGATGAACCGACGTGATAGCATCGTCAAGCATCACAGCGGCGTGACTGAGTCGTTGGAAGCAATGAAACGTTTCATAGACCGCGGTGCGCCTCCGAACAAGCTGAACTTTGGACTTGGCTATTATATCAAGTGGTTCATGACGGAAAATTGCGACAACCAGCACCCATTGGGGTGTCGCACTCAGTTATTGGAAGATCCAACTAATGGAGCTGATCTAGGTAAGACGGGTGCTTTTAGCTGGCATGACGAGGTTCCGTCAGAACTGGCAAGTTCTTTTGCCAAAGCCCAAGCACTGGGCAActacgatgatgatggaagctACGGGTATTgggatgctgaagagaagaggtggTGGTCATACGATAGGCCGGAGACGATCAAGACCAAGGTGCCTCGGCTTGTCggcgagctgcagcttggcgGAGTGTTTGCGTGGGGATTGGGCGAGGATGCTCCGCAGTTTGATCATTTGAGGGCGACTGTCGAGAGCGTCCAGGCCTTGAGCGGAGATGATAATCAGAAAGACGAGCTATAG